The window TCCGCGCCGCCCACGCCTTCCAGACGCAAGGGCTCGGCAAGGCCGTGCTGGTTGGCCGCGAGGAAACGACCAAGGCCAATATGCGCCTTGTCGGCGTGCCCGAAGACGGGATCGAGATCGTCAATGCGCGCCTCTCCGACCATAATGCGGTCTATGCCGACTGGCTGTTCCGCCGTCTGCAAAGGCGCGGTTATCTGAAACGTGATGTGCAGCGCATGGTCAATAATGACCGCAACGTGTTTGCTGCCTGCATGGTGGCGCTGGGCGATGCCCACGGCCTCGTCACCGGCACCACGCGCAATTACGCCCAGGCCCTGGCCGACGTGCAGATGGCGCTGGACCCCAAGCCCGGCGAGCGGGTCATGGGCATGTCTCTGGTGCTGTCACGCGGGCGCACGCTTTTCATCGCTGACACCAATGTCACCGAGTTTCCGAGCGCGCAGGCCATGGCCGACATGGCGTGCGAGGCGGCTTCTGCGGCGCGCCGCTTCGGGGTGGAGCCGCGCGTGGCGCTGCTCTCCTACTCCACTTTTGGCAATCCGGCCGGCGAACGCTCGGAGAAAATCCAGGAGGCTGTCCGCCTGCTCGACGCGCGCAATCCCGATTTTGAATACGAGGGCGAGATGAATGCCGATGTGGCGCTCGATCCCGATCATACGCGGCTCTACCCGTTCTCGCGCCTGACCGGCCCGGCCAATGTCCTCATCATGCCGGCCATCCATTCGGCCTCCATCTCCACCAAGCTCTTGCGCGCCGCAGGCGGGGCAACCGTTCTGGGTCCGATGCTGGTGGGGCTGGAAAAGCCGGTGCAGATTGCAAGGCTCGGCGCGGGCGTGGCGGACATTCTCACGCTTGCGGCGCTGGCGGCGCATGACCTCTCGGCGGAGCGCAGCGAAACTAGCTGATCGTCTGGCCTAGCTGATCTGGGGCTTGTGGGCCGCGACTTCGCGCGCGGCCCGCCAGCGCATCACGATCCAGACCAGCAATACCGCTGGCGCGCCAATGAGCGCGGTGGTGGTGAAGAAGTTGGCATAGCCAAGACCATCCACCATGATACCGGAAAACCCGCCAAAGAGCTTGCCCGGCAGGGCGTAGAACGAGCTGAAGAGCGCATACTGCGTGGCCGAGAAGGCCCGGTTGGTGAGGCTCGACATATAGGCGATGAGCGCGGTCCCCGCCCAGCCGCCAGCCACGTTTTCGGCTGTAATGGCCAGCGTCAGATAGAGGATGGAGGGGTTTTTCTCCTGCGGCCACGGGGTCATCTCAATGCCATTTACCAGCGTGATCTCGCCGGTCGGCTGCAGGAGCGCCAGCCAGGTGAAAGCCAGCGCCGAGACAGCGCTGATGATCGCGCCCACCATCAGCACCGGATAGACGCCCCAGCGCGTGGCCGCGATTCCCGCCAGCATGGCGCCAGCCAACATCGCAAATACGCCGTAAACCTTTGAAACAGCGCCGATTTCAGACAGGGTGTAGCCCATATCCACATAGAAGGGATAGGCCATGAAGCCGAGCACGAAATCATTGAGCCGGTAGGCGCCGATCAAAGTGAGGATAAGCAGCGCGATCCAGCGATAGCGCACGATGAAATCGACAAAGGGCGCGACCACAGCCGAATAGAGCCAGGCCGCTGCCTCGCCCAGCGGATTGCCCTTCACCGCGCCTTCGATGGCCTCCGTCCCGCCGCCCAGCGCATCCGGGCGCTTGGGCTCGGGCGCGAGGAACACGCCCGCCACGCCGATCAGCATGAGCGCGGCCAGCACGGTGTAGGCGAAGGAGAACCCGCCAAAATCGGCCATCACCAGCGCGCCTGCGCCCGCGGCAATCATGCCGAAGCGGTAACCCCACTGATAAATCGCGACCAGCAGCGCCTGATATTCATCCTCGGCGACGTCGATGCGCCAGGCATCGAGCGCAATGTCCTGCGTGGCCGAACCGAAGGCGATCATCACGGTCGCCAGTGCGATCACAAAAAGACCTGTGGAGGGCGTCGCCGTGGAGGCGAGCAGAATTGCGCCGATCACAATGATCTGCGCGAGCAATATCCAGGAGCGCCGCCGCCCGAGCAGCCGGTCAAGGACGGGCAGGGGCAGCCGGTCAACCAGCGGGGACCACAGGAATTTGAACGTATAGGCCATGCCGGCCCAGGCAAAAAATCCGATCTCGGTGCGTGACACGCCCTCCAGCCGCAACCAGGCCGATAGCGTGGAGAAGACGAGCAGAATGGGGAGGCCGGCCGAGAACCCCAAAAGCAGCATGACGGCCGAACGCCGCCAGCCCAGCGCAATGACCGAGCCCAGAAGACTGCGGCGCTCGCTTTGGCGCTCGGCACTGATGTCGGTCATGAAAAGCTCGCTCCGGCGAACGTGACTTAAGCGCTCAGCCTTGCGCGGTTTTGCCCGCCGCACAAGCCGGAGAGGACGGCGGCCAAGTCATCGGGGTCCACCGGCTTGGCAAGGAACGCGTCCATGCCAGCCGCCAGGCAGGCATCGCGATCCGCCTCGGTCGCGTTGGCAGTCAGCGCCACCAGCGGCACAGCGCCCGGCTCGCCGGGAAGGGCGCGTATCTGTGCCGCGGCATCCCGGCCGTCCAGCTCCGGCATGCGCAGATCCAGCAACGCGGCATCATACCCGCCCTGGGAGGCTTCCAGTACGGCTTCTCGTCCTGTTGTGGCCATCACGACGCTGGCGCCCAGCCGCGACAGCAAAGTACGCGCGATGAGGGCGTTGACCGGATCATCTTCGGCCAGGAGGATGCGGTAACCGGCCAGTACGGGCCCGCTGACGCCTGTCGTCTCGCGCTTCTCGTCGCCCGAACGCCTGCCCAGCGCGAACCGGGCCAGAGAGCTGGCCCGAACCGGCGCCACAAGCCAGCCATCAATGCCTGCCGGGCGGTCTTTGCCGGTGTAGCGCGCCTTGGTGCGCGGGCGGGCGAGGGCCAGAATCCGGCCCGTGCAGCCGCTTGCCGCAAGGGCAGACGCATCTTCGGTCCAGCTGTCATCGAGAATGATGATGTCGGGCCGCACCGCTTGCGCGCGCGCCACCAGCTGGCCCTGACTGCTACAGCTTTCAGCCCAGGCACCGAGCGTTTCGGCATGCAGGACGAGCGCGTCTGATTCAATGCCGCACGGCGTGGCGACAAGAATGCGGCGCCCTGCCAGCGGGCGATGGACGGGCGCGCGCTGGAGCACCTCAGGCTTGAAGGTGAACCAGAACAGCGCGCCTTGTCCCGGTTGCGACCGGACGCCGACCTCGCCATCCATCGCCTCGGCCAGCCGCTTGACCATGGCAAGGCCCAGCCCGGCGCCCGGCGCGCTATTATCACGCTCGGCTGCGCCGCGCTCGAACTGTTCAAACAGCCGGGCCTGATCGGCCGGGCTGATGCCCGGTCCGGTATCGCGCACCGACAGGCGCAAATTCTGGTCTTCCGCTTCGAGCGTAACCAGCACCCCGCCTTCGCGCGTGAACTTCACCGCATTACCGGCAAGATTGTAGAGAATCTGCTTCAGGCGGGCGGGGTCCGCGCGGATCTGCGCCGGGACGCCTGGTCCTTGGGCATGCGCCAGGGCCAACCCCTTTTCGGCGGCCTTCTCCGATAACAGCTCGCACACCTCTTCAACCAGCCTTGACGGGTCGACGGGTTCAGGGCGCAGGTCCAGCTTGCCTGCTTCCAGCCGGGAGAGATCGAGAATATCGTCGATCAGCTTCAGTGCATGGCTGGCGCTGGCTTTCAAGGCGGCGACATAAGCGGCCTGATCAGGCTTCAGCCCGGTATCTTCCAGCAGGCGGGCCGTGCCCAACGCGCCCGAAAGGGGCGTGCGCAGCTCATGGGTAACGGCGGCAAAGAACACACCCTTGCCCCGCGCGGCTTCGCTCTCGCGCTGCACGAGGCTGCGCTGTTCGGTGACATCGCGCCCCACGGTAATGATGGAGCCGTCCGGGGTCAGGGTTTCTGACCACTCGATCCAGACCGGCCCGGCATGCGTGCGCATGGCTACATCATAGCGCCTCTGCACTGTGCTCTCGCCAAAGGCCGGCGCGACGGCGAACCAGCGCCCGGTCCAGTCTTCGCGCTCGCCGCCAAAGGCTCTCAGGAAGGCGCCGTTCACATCACTCAGGCGCCCGTCGCGGTCGCGTACGAGCACCAGCTCGCCCATTGCGTCGAAAATGCTGCGCAGCGGCATCTGGGCGGCCCCGTCGTCCGCCGTCTCGTCAGCGGCGGCTGGCTCAAGCGGTGTCCCGGCAGAAAGGGGAAGAGGCATGGCGTGGGTCATGATGGGACGCTAGTCCGGGTCAGGTTAACGAAGCGTCGAGTGCCGGAGCGATTTTTCGCCTCCCTCTGCCGCCGTTGGCCAGACCGGCGGAGTGCTGGATGATCGGGTATTGCGTCTTGCGCTCAGGGCCTCCGCGATATGGATGCGCCGCACCCCGTCCACGCCGTCCAGATCGGCAATCGTGCGGGCGGTACGCAGGACACGGTGATAGCTGCGCGCGGTCAGGCCCATGGCCTCCGCGGCGCGGGACAATAGCTCTCGCCCGGCAGCGTCAGGTTCGGCAATCCGGTCGAGCGCCTCGCCGGACAGCCGCGCATTGAGCCCTCCGCGTTCTTCCTGCAGGCCGCGGGCGCGTGCCACGCGCGCTGCAATCTCGGCGGTGCCCTCCTGCGCGGGCGGCAGGGCAAGGTCTGCGGGCGTAACCGGCGGCACCTCTATCTGCAGGTCGATGCGGTCCATCATCGGACCGGAAATGCGTGCCTGATAGCTTTCCGCGCAATTCTTGCCGCGCGCGCAGGCGCGCCCGTCTGCGCCGGCCCAGCCGCAGCGGCAGGGATTCATTGCCGCAACCAGCTGAAACCGCGCCGGAAACGTGATCCGCGCATTGGCGCGGGCCACCGCAATTTCGCCGGTCTCCAACGGCTGGCGCAGGGAGTCGAGCACTTGCGGGTGGAACTCTGGCAGCTCATCGAGAAACAGCACGCCATTATGGGCCAGCGAGGCCTCACCGGGCCGCACCCGCGTGCCCCCGCCTACCATTGCCGCCATGGACGCGGAGTGATGGGGCGCACGGAAGGGCCGTGTGCGGCTGAGCTCTCCGCGCTGCAACAGTCCGGCGACCGACTGCACGGTGGAGATTTCCAGCAATTCCCTTGCCGAGAGCGGGGGCAGCAGGCCGGGCGCCCGCTCTGCCAGCATGGACTTGCCGGAACCCGGCGGGCCGATAAACAGAATATTGTGGCCACCAGCCATGGCGATCTCGAGCGCGCGCTTGGCGGTTTCCTGACCGCGCACATCACGCATGTCCCGGAAGCGCGGCCCCTCGACCAGATCACCCGGCTGCGGCCGCACCAGCGCCTGCCCGCCCTTGAAATGATTGATCAGCTGGATGAGCGATGCCGGGGCCAGGATGGCGAGATCCCCGCCCGCCCAGGCCGCTTCCGGCCCGCTATCCTTCGCACAGATAAAGCCTGTTTCCTGCTCCACGGCGAGCATGGCCGCTGGCAGGGCGCCCGGCGCTGGCGAGATCGAACCGTCAAGGCCGAGCTCCCCCATGGCCAGATACTCCGAGCCTGCCTCCGGCGGCAGGACGCCCATGGCGATCAGAATGCCAATGGCGATGGGCAGGTCGAAATGGGCGCCTTCCTTGGGCCGGTCCGCCGGGGCCAGATTGACAATCAGGCGCTGGCCGGGGAGGGAGAGACCAATCGCCGCAAACGCCGCACGTACCCGCTCACGGCTCTCCGCAACGGCTTTGTCGGCCAGCCCGACCACGGTGAAAGCCGGTGTGCCGCCTGCAATCTGCACCTGAACATCAACCAGGCGTGCGTCAGCGCCTTCAAAGGAGGCGGAATGGGTATAAGCGCTCATCATCACCTCCAGAAAATGCGTTCACTGAACAAACTAAATTTCGTCCACGCGCCTTTACCTTTTATCCACAGGAGCCATGAACAGACCTGTATAAAACCAGAACAAGAAAAGAACAAAAATGCCGCGAACGTCAAGACGTCACATTAACTTTTTGCCAAACCCTTCTAAATTAGCTCGTTTTCCGCCCCGGAATCCGCGCTGAGCACGCCGGAAAGGCGTAAAGGCCAGCGTCCGGGCGACACGCATATCAGGTCAAAACGGGTGGCCATCCGGTGCAGCGATGTCCGGCGCGCGCGCCACAGCGCCGCTGCGCGCATCAGCCGGGCCTGCTGGCGAGGATGGAAGGCTTCGCGGGCGGCCGGTTCACTGGCGCGCCACTTCACCTCGATGAACGCCAGCACGCGCCCCTTGCGCGCTATGATGTCGATCTCGCCAAGCGGGGTTTTCACGCGCCGTCCGACGATCCGCCAGCCTGTCAGGATCAGCATGGCCACGGCCAGCCACTCCCCGCGCCGTCCGCGCCGCTCTGCCCGTTGACGTGCGCGTGTCTTCATGGGGCGCGCCCGCCCGCCGGAATAGTCAGGTCCGCAGTTGCCCCTGACCGATCACGCCGGTAGCTTTGGCGCGGAGCGCATCGGGGCGCAGTGCCGGTCGCGGCGGTGATAAGGACAGGATTCATGACGCAAGCAGTGTTGCCCACCTGTGCGCTGGCGCCAATAGCCCGGCTTTCGCGCGTTGCGTTTATGGTAGCGGGTGCGGCCCTGCTCCTGTCGGCTTGCGGCGCGACCACGGGCACACCGGGACCGTCGGTCCAGCAGGGCACGGCATCGCCTGTCGTCGGCGCACCGCCCGAGCCGGCTGTGCTGGGTGTGGAGATGAGCCCGGAGCGGCTCGCCTTCACCCCGCCCCATCTGGAAGGCACTGATCTGGTGCGGGTGGGGGTGTTGCTGCCCTTCTCCGGGTCGGCGGGCGCTCTGCGCTCGGAAGCGGGGCATTTGCTGCGCGGGGCGGAACTGGCCCTCTTTGAGCGCGGCATCGGGAACGTGGTCCTGCTGCCCAAGGACACCGAAGGCAC is drawn from Glycocaulis alkaliphilus and contains these coding sequences:
- a CDS encoding AmpG family muropeptide MFS transporter — its product is MTDISAERQSERRSLLGSVIALGWRRSAVMLLLGFSAGLPILLVFSTLSAWLRLEGVSRTEIGFFAWAGMAYTFKFLWSPLVDRLPLPVLDRLLGRRRSWILLAQIIVIGAILLASTATPSTGLFVIALATVMIAFGSATQDIALDAWRIDVAEDEYQALLVAIYQWGYRFGMIAAGAGALVMADFGGFSFAYTVLAALMLIGVAGVFLAPEPKRPDALGGGTEAIEGAVKGNPLGEAAAWLYSAVVAPFVDFIVRYRWIALLILTLIGAYRLNDFVLGFMAYPFYVDMGYTLSEIGAVSKVYGVFAMLAGAMLAGIAATRWGVYPVLMVGAIISAVSALAFTWLALLQPTGEITLVNGIEMTPWPQEKNPSILYLTLAITAENVAGGWAGTALIAYMSSLTNRAFSATQYALFSSFYALPGKLFGGFSGIMVDGLGYANFFTTTALIGAPAVLLVWIVMRWRAAREVAAHKPQIS
- a CDS encoding ATP-binding protein, which produces MPLPLSAGTPLEPAAADETADDGAAQMPLRSIFDAMGELVLVRDRDGRLSDVNGAFLRAFGGEREDWTGRWFAVAPAFGESTVQRRYDVAMRTHAGPVWIEWSETLTPDGSIITVGRDVTEQRSLVQRESEAARGKGVFFAAVTHELRTPLSGALGTARLLEDTGLKPDQAAYVAALKASASHALKLIDDILDLSRLEAGKLDLRPEPVDPSRLVEEVCELLSEKAAEKGLALAHAQGPGVPAQIRADPARLKQILYNLAGNAVKFTREGGVLVTLEAEDQNLRLSVRDTGPGISPADQARLFEQFERGAAERDNSAPGAGLGLAMVKRLAEAMDGEVGVRSQPGQGALFWFTFKPEVLQRAPVHRPLAGRRILVATPCGIESDALVLHAETLGAWAESCSSQGQLVARAQAVRPDIIILDDSWTEDASALAASGCTGRILALARPRTKARYTGKDRPAGIDGWLVAPVRASSLARFALGRRSGDEKRETTGVSGPVLAGYRILLAEDDPVNALIARTLLSRLGASVVMATTGREAVLEASQGGYDAALLDLRMPELDGRDAAAQIRALPGEPGAVPLVALTANATEADRDACLAAGMDAFLAKPVDPDDLAAVLSGLCGGQNRARLSA
- a CDS encoding YifB family Mg chelatase-like AAA ATPase, whose product is MSAYTHSASFEGADARLVDVQVQIAGGTPAFTVVGLADKAVAESRERVRAAFAAIGLSLPGQRLIVNLAPADRPKEGAHFDLPIAIGILIAMGVLPPEAGSEYLAMGELGLDGSISPAPGALPAAMLAVEQETGFICAKDSGPEAAWAGGDLAILAPASLIQLINHFKGGQALVRPQPGDLVEGPRFRDMRDVRGQETAKRALEIAMAGGHNILFIGPPGSGKSMLAERAPGLLPPLSARELLEISTVQSVAGLLQRGELSRTRPFRAPHHSASMAAMVGGGTRVRPGEASLAHNGVLFLDELPEFHPQVLDSLRQPLETGEIAVARANARITFPARFQLVAAMNPCRCGWAGADGRACARGKNCAESYQARISGPMMDRIDLQIEVPPVTPADLALPPAQEGTAEIAARVARARGLQEERGGLNARLSGEALDRIAEPDAAGRELLSRAAEAMGLTARSYHRVLRTARTIADLDGVDGVRRIHIAEALSARRNTRSSSTPPVWPTAAEGGEKSLRHSTLR
- a CDS encoding YraN family protein produces the protein MKTRARQRAERRGRRGEWLAVAMLILTGWRIVGRRVKTPLGEIDIIARKGRVLAFIEVKWRASEPAAREAFHPRQQARLMRAAALWRARRTSLHRMATRFDLICVSPGRWPLRLSGVLSADSGAENELI